DNA sequence from the Alosa sapidissima isolate fAloSap1 chromosome 13, fAloSap1.pri, whole genome shotgun sequence genome:
AGAACCCAAATCCTGGACTCAATGAAAGTAAGGATCTCTCCTGTTCTGACTGATTTAAGATATTTTGAAAATGGTATAAGGGTGAAAAATGTTTGTaactacagaaaaaaaaaacacttctgcACAACAACAGTGAGGTATCGTTACCTCACTGTCACAAAAAGAAAATGCTCTAAAATGCTGATGCATAAGTATTGTGATTCTGAGATATTTTTGTATTCTTTATCAGTGTTGGAGAAGAAGTTTCTGAAGAGTCTGATGAAACTGGATCAGTACCTTCTGACTCCGCTCCCATATGAGCTGGACAAGAACCCAGACTCGTCAGTGTCGACACGAGATTACCTGGATGGAAATGCTCTCAGTCTTGCTGATTGCAACCTGTTACCCAAGCTGCATATAGTCAAGGTTCGGCCACAATACCCACAGTTGTATCCTCTGAGAACATGCTAAGATTTAATCTCTCTTTAAGCAGGGGCGCTGTGGCGTAACTGGCTACAGCGCCCATACCACACTCGGGTCCACCTGAGTCATTTCCCAATCACGATCTCCTAGGCTACTTGCTTCTTTTCACTATCTTCACTGTCCTCAGATTAAAAGCCCTCcaaaatattaaaaaagaaTGAAAGGAAATCTTCTTGAGCAAATGTGAATTGTTTTAACTGCTTTACCCAATGTGCTTCTCTTAAACTCTCTTTTATAGGTGGTGTGTAAAAAGTACCGAAGCTTTGAGATTCCTGCTGCTCTGACTGGTCTGACCCGCTACCTGGCTAAGGCTAACGAGCAGGACGAGTTTCGCTACACCTGCCCCAATGACTCAGAGATTTTGCTGGCCTATCACTCCGTGGCCAAATACCTCAACAAGTGATTTAGGATCAGGGCACAGCCAGGCAGGAACAGGAACACTGGAATGTAAAGGAGATCATAAACATCGCCACAACAACaatatactactactactactactaatagtaTATATTGTAGATCAAAATTGTAATTTATAACTGTCATGAAATTTACCATATAAGCACTGTATAATTAGGTAAAAACCCTAAGCACTGATGATCAcactgtagtaggctaggcaTTTGCTGTGCCTGGTAGACTTGTGGCAACAACATTATTCTGAAAACACATTGAAAACACCTCAATATCAATGGGTACCTGGACAAAATGCTAAATCATTTCTTGCCATTGTTCCTAAATACATTATCATTGCAGTTTACAGGTTTTTATTTCTTTGGCAACAAATTGCAGCTTTAGGTATATTACACCTTTAAAGTGAACATTGGAGATTTCATAGTTTTGGAAATTATTTCACTGTGGCAAAAACAATTTCTAACTCCTATTTTGGCTGATAAAGAGACAGCTTTCTATGAGTGTGATGGTTCACGCAGGCATTGTCATTTCTCAAAGGAAAGGAAGGAGGTGGTAAGGTCTGTTCTCATCTTTCTGACTGCTACCTATCCAGAAAATCTATTCCTCTGACTGAGAAACAGCCTTTGAACGCTAACATAAGAAATAAAGTGAGCCAACAGAAAATATTTGTGTCACCTTTACTGTATTATAGACTTACTTATAAATCAATCATAATAAagtttttcattaccaaaaagaaaaaagtgtgtatcattattaaacaaaactttGAGTCTGCTTTTATTCAGTAGTTTATAAGCCTAGTTGTATACAGAGCTTTTTTCTGTGGGGCGTAAGAATCTTTGAACGAAAAGatcacatagcctacaacaaCAGCAATAATTTCCACTTAAACACAGACCCACACTATTCGGCAGAACCAGCTACATCTATCAACATACCATATTTATGGGCAGACATATAGACTGTTGCTACAGCTCGACCTGTATCTGGCTGTCTAACCTAAAAGGCACACACCAGTTGGTCAGTGCCTTTTAAGGTAGACAGCCAATGCCAGTGGTCACCGACCATGCATTATATATAATGTAGCCTAGTTTCATTGTGAAAATCCTTacttgtttcttttcttttttcttttttttaaattccagagtggttaagttttttttttctatcagGCTATTTTCAtctgatgatttttttttaattcatatcaagtcaagtcagttttatttgtatagagcatttaacatgcacagagtgcaacccaaagcgctcaataatattgaatatatatgtatatcaaagtcagctttattgtcaatttcttcacatgttccagacaaagagatcgaaattacgtttctcactatcccacggtgaagacaagacatatttgaccaatttaagtccacagacaaacataacattcaagtaaacaaaaaagtaagtaaataagtaaataagagggcacatataataatgaaaaaaaataagagcagcaaaatttggttgaaattgtgcatagacagtcaataaaatactagtgcaaagtcaggccaataaaaggcttgggtagttctgtttgacctaagtaaagtgtacaagtgtgcaagtggagtagtgcaggcggccattgtgggtccaatgtctaggatgttatgtagctgaggggggagaggagggagagagttcagcatccttacagcttggtgtatgaagctgttggtgagtctggtagtgcgggagcgcaggcttctgtacctcttcccagagggcagtagatcaaacagattgtgagcggggtgacttgcatcactcacaattttggtcgccttgcgggtgaggtgggtggtgtaaatgtccttcagggaggggagtgaagcaccaataatccttccagctgtgttcactatgcgctgcaggcgcaaataaattaataaattcaACGTTTGAAATGATGAAGGATGTTGAAAAAACTGCTTCCATCGCAACGAGGATCCCAACAAGCTTGACTCTGATAGGATCAGGCGCACCGTGAGTAACCAATAGCCATGCGACGTGACTTGCTACGTTCCACACTGACAGTAGTCGACATCAACAAATATTGCACACAGAGGGAGGGTGGGAAAGTAACGCTAGCCATATGAAGTTCTTTAATATCTGAAGCCGTGGGAAGAACTCTTAAAAAGGGGGTTGTAAGGTAAGGCAGATGTGTCAATATGGGAAAATAAGTAGTTATCTGTAATGTCATGATTTAAGGAAGCATGAAAATAGCCACTATTTCACTTGGCGTGAGTAAACACGGTGGCTGGCTGGCTAGCTATCTTATTAGCTCCGAAGGTGTACCCATAGGGTGTACCGCAAGAAGATGCGTCTATTAGCTTTTAACGACAACATTAAGTTCAAACTGCGACTGGCGTGTCTAGATAAGATAATGCAAAATGACGACTTCTATGCATGGATGTTAATAATGTAATTCTTAGACAATGTGTTGCCACCACCACAATGAATAAAGAAGTGGAATTAGGGCATTGCTAGCTAGCCCCCACACATAGGATACACGCATAACGTTAATATGAAGATGTTACCCAGAAGGTTCTTGTAACTCAATGTAGCTATATTGCCCTGTTTCTAGCCTAATAAACAATTGCCTCACTGTAACATAGTCCTGTGTAATGTTAGTGAACATTAGCTGGCAAGGACACAATTTCATTCGTCTTTTTACTCACTGGAAATGTGTTACAGTTGCATACATGTTGGGAGCCAATAGAGAAATAGTACTTTACTACGAGGTAATACAAAATAGCTCGACATTTCAGTAAAAAGGGTTTCTTGGTCATTTTTTCACTGGTTACATGGTGAAGGATTGTAACAGTGTTGTGAAAACTTTTGGCAGATGTTGGCAGAAATGGATGAATGGACGAGTTCCCCAGGGAAGGACTTCGGACAACGGCTGCAAAAGTTTGTGGAGGAAAGGATGCAAACCACCATGGTACTAGCTCTTGTTGCTCTGGgtacttatggggaaaatatATGTGTTAAATGTTAATCtgtaggtaggcctattatgaACGTGGAATCACCAGTCATCACAGATTACATCAGAATGTTTTAAAAGTTTTGATGGTTGACCGTAAAATATCACTCATTGTTCATGAGTCAGTTTTACTCACACCAAGTCTATGATCAATAATGTTATATAACCTGTTCTAGTCTGTAGAAAACTAAGGTCCTCTTAATGAtgtgttgatgtttgtttgtttgtgtgtgtgtgtgtgtgtgtgtgtgtgtgtgtgtgtgtgtccacagctgACGGGTGTGCTGATCGGTGCAGTGGTGGCAGTTTCACTGATTGGCATCGCTGTGCTCTTTCTCTACCGGAGATACAAACTGGCTAGTCAGTGTCTGAACACCCAATCCCCAGACAAGCTTGTAGCATCTCATCTAATACAAATAATGAATAGAATATACGCTAATCCCCATCCTTTCAAAAAAGcacattgatttgaaatgtttttcaTCACATCAATTCTTTGAAGTTTTCAACTGagccaaacaaaacattttggATGAAATGTTGTGGATTACTTTGAGTAGTATTAGTAGGCCTATACCACGATTTAATGTGGTTTGATTGCTGCCTCTTGTTCATGTTCTCGCTTGTGTTCGCAAACAGGTGGGCAGCAACCTGGAACCCCTCGATATCGTTTTAGGAAAAGAGATAAGGTGATGTTTTACGGACGAAAGATCATGAGAAAAGTAAGTAAAGCCCCCACCTCTGAAATAACTCCTCCGTTTTCTGTCCTTCTGCGCCTCCCGCAGTGATGGGAGTTGGCTGCTTTGAAATAGCCCCCCTTTGCCTACCCCCCTATTGTGCAATTGTAAACCATATCCTTTGCAGCTCAGCCGGCTCCAACACATAGCATATTTTTTCCAATGTTACGCAATTCACAGTTGCTCATCTTCATATTAGTCATAGTCTTTTCCTGTCCAGTCAGTTTCCATCAATCTTTTTCTTACATCTGTATTGATTTGTATTCTCTTTCCCTAATCTCTGCGTCCATCTTTTACACCTCACGCAGGTCCAGACTCTGTCCTCAACCCCAGGGCCAACATCCATGTCCAAACAGCGTCCACGCAAAAGGCCCAAAGTCCTAAGCATCGCCCGCAGGTATCCAGCCTCGTCACTCCCCACCTCTCTGCCTTTATCCTAACCTGAACCATAGGCCACCACATTCTGCACAAGAAGGAAGGAGTCATTTTCAGCATTATGCATGATTGTCAGTGTGCTGCAAAGCAATGTTTAAATTCTACTGACCATCTCACAGTTAAAGATTCTGTCCCTTCCAACAACAAGCCTATTTGCCACAatgtctgtctttgtctttaAAGAGGATTGGAGTGTTTCATATGAAGGGCGGGGTGTCCATTTTGTGTTTCTCTTTGTAGTTAGTCGcatggtttgtttgtgtttcaggATCCTGCGCATCAGGAAGGAGCCCCCCACCCTGCAGCCCAAAGAGCCTCCTCCGTCTCTGCTGGAGGCGGACCTCACCGAGTTTGATGTGCAGAACTCCAACCTGCCCTCCGAGGTGCTCTACATGCTCAAAAATGTCAGGTCAGTACACACATCTCCCTCGTACTTCCCCTCTCACTACTGTTGAGCATTATCAATACATGGACATGGACATATTTAGGTACttacatatttacatattttacatatttagacacaacagaacacaacacaacgaCCTATATATAGATAACGACAACATGCTCATGGATTTATTTAAATTGTTCTTGATGTACCCGAGGTTGATTTTGAAAAGGATCCTTCTACTTTGCTTTAATAGTTAAGGTCAACATGCAGTGTTTTGTACATTGATGGCTCATTCCATACATGCAAACATGAagtacattatttatttatttatttgtgtgtgtgtgtgtgtgcgcatgtttgctATAGAGTGCTGGGTCACTTTGAGAAGCCACTGTTCCTGGAGCTGTGCAGGCACATGGTGTTTGTTGAGCTGCAGGAGGGCGAAGGGCTTTTCCGCCCAGGCGACGACGACGACAGCATCTTTGTGGTGCAGGATGGACGCCTCGAGCTGTGCATCCATGAAAATGTGAGAACCCAAACACTAGGATAACCCGGACACATGGGACGTGCAAATCTTAACAACAGCATGCACAGAAAATAACTTGAAATGAAATGGAGCTTGTAGTGGGTAATGTAATGATAAAATGTATTAGCTGGGTTAGGATGTACAGTCGGGCGTATAGATATCATCATCAACTGTCACAGctgtcatttctctctctctcttttttttctttctctctcgctttcttactttctctgtctttccttctttctttctttctttctttctttctttctttctttctttcttttctctctctctctctctttctctctctctctctctctctctctcctgctctgtgtTT
Encoded proteins:
- the clic3 gene encoding chloride intracellular channel protein 3, which produces MAEAPKIELFIKASDDGEGVGNCPFCQRLFMILWLKGVHFTLTTVDMKRAPEVLKDLAPGSQPPFLIYNGEVRTDTNKIEEFLEETLAPPQFPKMSCRYKESNGAGDDIFHKFSAYIKNPNPGLNEMLEKKFLKSLMKLDQYLLTPLPYELDKNPDSSVSTRDYLDGNALSLADCNLLPKLHIVKVVCKKYRSFEIPAALTGLTRYLAKANEQDEFRYTCPNDSEILLAYHSVAKYLNK